The segment CGGCGGCACCCACACGCGCGCACGGTTGGTCTCGGACAGCGGAGACGTTCTCGGCGCCGGCGAAACCGAAGCCGCCAATACGCCGGCCGGTCTGCCGCACGCACTGCAGGTCATCGAGGAAGCTTACAGCCATGCTGCCCGCCAGGCAGGAATCGCAGAGACCGGGCTCTCGTCGATTCACGCAGGCATCGGCATGGCCGGACTGAACCGGCGCGGAGTTCTCGACGGTCTCAAGGCACATTCCTTCCCATTCAAGTCCACCGCCTTCGCAAGCGACGCTGCGATTGCCAATCTCGGCGCCCATGCAGGACAGGATGGTGCGATCGTCGTTGTCGGAACGGGAAGCATCGGCTTCGCCCGTATCGGCGATGAGATCGTCACGGTAGGCGGCTATGGATTTGCGGTCTCGGACGAAGGCAGCGGCGCCGAATTGGGTCTGCGCGCGATCCGCCGCGCACTGTGGGCGCGCGACGGACGCATCCCGCACACGGCACTCACCCGGGAATTGCTCGATCACTTCCATGGCTCTGCAGGCGAGATCGTCGATTGGACCGCGCGAGCGACTCCCCGCGACTATGCGGCGTTCGCACCGATGGTCATGCAACACGCAAACCAGGGCGATGCCACGGCCGAGCTGATCGTGCAGGAAGCGGCGCAACGAATCGGAGCGGTGATCCGCACCATGCTGGAACGCGGCGCTCCGCATTGCTGCCTGATGGGCGGCCTGGCCCCGCACTTGCGCGACTGGCTCGCCCCCAGCATCAGGGCGCGCCTGCGCGAGCCGCTCGGCGACGCGTTGGATGGCGCGGTCCTGCTCGCCCGCACGCGCGCTGCGCAGACATAAAGCAGAAAATGGAGATGAACCCCCCATGGCCGTGCAAGTGGAGCCGGCACCCGACCTTGCGTCGGAACCCCTGCGCGAGATCGCGTGGAACCGCCACGGCCTCGTGATGACCTGACCCGCACGTCGAACGGCCGAACCGCCGAGGCGATTGCGGACCTGCGGCGTCAGCCCGGGGAGTCGAGAACCCGGACGACGGACTTCCCGCGCAATGGCTTCGCCTCGAAGGCCTCACGCGCGCGGGCGAGCGGAAAGACTCGATCGACATCAGGCCTGAGGATGCCTTCGTCGATCCACTTCGCGAGATCTTCGAGCTGGATCCGGTCGGGCTCGACGATGAAGAAAGCCGATCGTACGCGCGGATCCTTGGATGTCGTCCCGTCGTTGCTGATCGTCACGAGGCGGCCGCTCGGACCGAGCACTTGCCAGGAGCGATCGAGCGTTTCGCCGCCCACGGTATCGAACACGAGATCGACGTCGCTGACGGCGCTCTCGAAGGCCACCGCCCGATAGTCGATCGTCTCTTGAGCGCCGAGTTCACGCACGAGTGCTTCATTGGCGGCGGAGCAGGTCGCGATCACGTGGGCGCCGCGCCAGCGGGCGATCTGCACGACGAACTGCCCGACCGCTCCGGCGCCTCCATGAACCAGCACCCGGTTGCCTTTGGCGAGACGACCGCGGTGGATGAGGCCCTGCCAGGCCGTCAGCGCGGAAATGGGAGTGACCGCGGCGGACAGCTCGTCGAGCGAATCGGGCCTGGGAACGACGAAGTCGGGCCGCGTGACGCAGTACTCCGCGAAAGCGCCGTCGCAAAACCAGTCGTTCAGCCCGAACACCCGGTCACCGACCGATACACCTTCGGACCTCCCGCCGACTTCGACGACTTCACCGGAGAATTCGTGCCCGGGAATGATGGGAAACGGCCGGGGCTGCGTGAGGCGCGTGAACCAGGTCGGAAACCATTCGAGCTCGCCCGGCGTCACGCCCGCCGCATGGACGCGAACGAGGATCTCCCCGGCGCCAGGCTTCGGAACCGGCGCGACCTCGTAGCGGAACATTTCGGGACCGCTCCGCTCGTGAATTCGAATCGCCTTCATCTGCACCCGCTGTGGTGTGTCCCGGGCAATCGCCCGTGGTCTCTATACGTGCCTGGTCCAGAACGATTCAAGAGCGAACGCGAGGCTTGGCCGGCCTCTGCAGGGGTCAGAGCTCGCCCGCTATCCACGTTTCGACGACATTGTTGTCCACATCGAGCAGCACGAGATCCGCGCGAAGTCCGGGCCTGATCGCGCCCCTTTGCTGCGAGAGCCCGAGTATGTCGGCAGGCACCGCGCTCGCCATCCGCACGGCGGTCGCGGTATCCACGCCCATCAGGCGCTCGGCATTGCGAACCGCCGCGGCCATGGTCAGGTGCGATCCGGCCAGCGTTCCATCGGAGGTGACGCAGCGGGCACCCTCGTCCGGGCACTCGCGCGACGGGAGCACATCGAGGACGCGGCCGCTCTCCACCACCACGCAGCAATCCTGCCGAAACCCGTCGGGTGTCAGCACGCGCGAAGGATGAAGTGCGACCTGGCTCATTCTATTGCTTCTCCACCCGGTGGCTTATCGATCTTCGATGAGGGATGTCGAGATCGCCAGCTACCCGATCGAGACTGCGTTCCAACGGATTCAGCGATGATCGAAGACACGTTCCGACTAAGCAGCGCCCGCGCGTATCGCGAGACCTGGCCGCTCGCGACACCTTTCGTCATTTCCCGCGCCCGAGCGGATACGACCGACCTGCTCGTCGTCGAGGTCCAAGAGGGCCAGTGGGACGGCCGCTGCAGGGGACGCGGCGAGGCCTGTCCGATCCGGCGCTTTGGGCAGGGTATGGAGAAGGCGGTTGCCGAGGCCGAAGCGATGCTCGCCGCACTGCGGGGCGGAGCCGACTGGTCGAAGCTGTACGACCTTTCTTCCCCCGGCGCCGCGCGCAACGCGGTCGACTGCGCCCTGTGGGACTTGAGGGCCAAGCGTGCCGGCAAGCCGATCTGGGAACTGCTCGAGTTGCCGGAGTGGCAACCGGTGGAAACGGTGTTCACGATCAGCGTCGCCGCGCCCGAGGTCATGGCTGCAGCGGCGCGCGACGCCGGCCCCTACCCCATCCTCAAGATCAAGCTTGGCGGAAGCGACGACGATTCGCGCATCCGCGCAATTCGCGACGCCGTACCGGACAAACGGCTGATCGTCGACGTCAACGAGGGTTGGACTCTCGCCGAGCTTCGGCGATGCCTTCCCGCAATGATCGACGCAGGCGTCGAGCTGATCGAACAGCCGCTCCCGGCCGGGCGTGATCAGGAGCTCGCCCAGCTACCCCGCGCGGCGCGGGCGCTTCCGATCGGCGCGGATGAATCCTGCCATGTCGCTTCGGACGTCGATCGGCTGGTCGAGCTTTACGACGTGGTCAATATCAAGCTGGACAAGGCGGGCGGGCTCACCGAAGCATTGCGCATGCTCGATCGCGCGCGCTGCGCCGGGCTCGACGTCATGGTCGGCTGCATGCTCGGAACGTCGCTCGCGATGGCGCCGGCGATGATCCTCGCGCAATCGAGCCGCTTCGTCGACCTCGATGCACCGCTGCTGATCGGGACCGACCGCACTCCCGCAATGGTCTACAAGGACGGCATCGTCTTCCCGCCCTCGCCGGAGGTTTGGGGCTGAATGAAGTTGACATTGGCGCTCGCGCGCCGTTGCTGACCATCGATACAGAGCGCACGTCACCCCAAGGAACTTCAGCCAGCGAGACGAACAATGACACGTTCGTCTCTGTCAGGTCTGGCGCGAGCCGGCGCCGCGCCTCTGACCGCGAAGCTGAACGCGAACGAATTGCGCATTCGTTCCCGGAGGAGGCACAACGGTCGCGTGGAGTACGACTGCGAGAACTGCGAATAAGCCGCGCTTTTGACTCGTCGCGGCGCCCAAGTCTGGGCCCCGTCATTCAGTCCTGACCGCAGACGTGCCAGCTCGGTGCCGCGGGATCGTCAGTGAACCGAGCGCTCGTCCCACAACTCGAAGTCCGCAGTCGAGGGCGATGGACGCCCTGGATATCGGCGCAAGGCTCTCCGTATGGTGCGATGCAACTTCCGGTGATCGACGAACCAGACGCCACCAGCTTGCCAGCGAACATGCCCAGGTAATTGCTCCCCGAGATTGTGGAGTTGACGAAATTGATCCGGCCGAGCGCGTAAACCGCGTCATAGTTGTTCCCGTCGAAGGTCGAGTTGCTGATCGTTCCGCGCCCCACGTGCGCGCCTTCGCCGGTGTTGTTCGTCACGAAGCAGGTGTCCATCGTAAGCTGCCACCACACCACGACGCCGTAGTCGTTGCCTGCTACTGTGCAGTTGCTCAGGTTGGCGGAGCCGGTTCCGAAGAGTCCCATGCCGGTCCAACCGGTGATGTGCGCGTCGGTGATCGTGATGGTATCGGTCTTCAGCGACGTATCGCTGTAGACGCCGGTATTGTACCAGGTTTCCGCCGGCAGACCGGGCGACGATACGATCGCTCCCCCACTACCGGTTATCGTGCAATTTCCCTGGCAGTGGATCCCGCCGCCAAACGCGTACCCCGAACCGGATGTTCCCCGCGAAGGCGTGCCAGTCAGAATGTGGCCTGCCAGGTCGAGACTCCCGCCGGGCGTGATCGTCACGGCCCAGCCCGAGCTTGAGCTGCAATCGAGGTCGGCCGCCAACACGGCGTTGCTCACCGTGCTGCCGCAGGTCGTGAGCGTGTCCGGGCTGGCCTGCGCAGCGCGCGAGCCGGCGACCAGGACGATTGCGACAAGAATGGCGAGAATGGCACGTTGCATAGAATCCTCCGGACCGGTTGCCTCAGCCTAGCACTGTGCCGCGGCTGCTGGCGAGGGCGGGGGCTTCATCCCAGCCAACTCAGCTCGGGCACACAGCGCCGGTCCGACCAAGGCCAACCAGGGATGATCGGCAGCGTGCGCGCTGGCTCTGGGAATCGGTGCAACGAACGATTGGGGACCCCATCATCCCGGAAAACTCCGGTTGGCCGGCCGTCCGTCGTGGACCGGATCAGCCGCTTGCCGCGCTATTCGACAGTGCCCGAGGCCATGCGCCTGAAGCGGTCACTCGCGCAGCCGTCGCCGCGCCGCAGTTCGCTCCTGGTCGCCGCAACGTTGTAGATTCGCAGGTGCTGGAAATCTTCGTCGATGCCGACGCGTGCCCGGTCAAAGAAGAGATTTACCGGGTAGCCAGGCGCTGCGCGCTGCCGGTGAGCCTGGTCGCCAACAGTTTCGTCGCGACTCCGCCCGACGGGTTGGTTCGCCTTGTCACCGTTGGCGCGGGCGATGACGTGGCCGACGACTGGATCGCCGGTCGCGCCGGCCGCGGCGACATCGTGATCACGGCCGACGTGCTGCTGGCGGCCCGCTGCCTGAAGGCCGGCGCACGCGTCGTCGATCCGAAGGGGCGCGAGTTCACCGACGATTCGATCGGCAGCCAGGTGGCCGGTCGCGAGCTGTCGCGCCGCCTGCGCGAGTCCGGCGTGAAAACCGACGGCCCGGCGCCGATGACGGGCAAGGACCGCGGCAGGTTCCTGAACACGCTGGACACCGTGATCCAGTCGATCCGCCGCCAGTAGTCGCGATGAGTGCAGCGCCGATGCCGACGCGATTGCAGCTGGACCCACGCGTGCGACGCAACTGACGCGCGCGCGACGGAGATGCAGTGGCAATCAAGGCAACGATCTTCAAAGTCGATCTCAGCGTCGCGGACATGGACCGCGGCTACTACGGGTCACACGCGCTGACGATCGCCCGGCATCCGTCGGAGACCAGCGAGCGAATGATGATCCGCGTGCTCGCCTTTGCGCTGTGCGCCGGCGAGCGCCTGGAATTCGGCGGCGGAGTCTCCACGGCCGACGAGCCGGACTTGTGGGAGCGAAGCCTCGACGGCCAGATCGAACGGTGGATCGAGCTGGGTCAGCCCGACCCACGCAGGATTCACAAGGCTTGCGGACGCGCCGGGCGTGTCGCTGTCTATCTGTACGGAGGCAACAAGGCTGCAACCTGGTGGGAACAGGAACGTACTGGGCTCGAGCGCCACGACAACCTGAGCGTCACTCTGCTCGCGGCTGAGCAGACCGCAAGGCTGGCCGAGCTTGCCGACCGCGGCATCTCGCTGCAGTGCAACATCCAGGACGCCGAAGTGTGGATCATGCGCGAAGCGCAGACGGTCCACCTCACGCCGCGGCTGCTCTTCGGCAGCGCCGCTGTCTGAGCGAGCGCGTGGTGTGCCAATATTGCGCCGAACGCTACGCAGCCTCTCGATAGAAACTTTCGGCGCACCACCGCGCCGGTCGCGGGACGCGACCCGGCCGGACTTCCCGCGCTCGGGAGCGGGCTCGAGTCCGTTACCAGCAAGATCCCGTTGATCGTATTCCTTCGGCCGCGCCCGCCACTTTGCAATCCAGCGATCAGCTCACGGTATGCATTCCGACTGCCCGCCGTTATCGATCAGTGAGTAGCCGGAGTCGCAGTAGGCGCACTGCGAGTTCAAGGCGTTCGTGCAGGTGACCACGCTCGCACAATGGTCGACGGTCGTGCACGACGGGCAACTACTCGGCAGCCCCGGCCCCGCCGCGAGATAATGACCGAGCTGGCAGGTGGCGCACAGGGAGTTCGTCGAAGTGGTGCAGGAACTTACCGAGAGGCACCAGGCAATAGCCGAGCAGGTCGGGCAGGTATCGGTGGTCAGCCCTCTGTCGAGATAGCGACCCGCCTGGCAAAGCGGACATCGCGAGTTGCTCGCGCTGCTGCACGTGGGCTGGGCCTCGCAACCGCTGATGGACGTACAGGCCACACAAGCCGATGCGCCGCCGGACGAGTCGAGATAGTATCCGATTTGGCACTGCGAACATTTCGAGTCCGAAGCCGTCGTGCAGTCGATGCTGGAGACGCAGTGGTCTACGCCCGTGCACTCCTGGCACACGTCGCTCGCACCCGAGGAATCCTTCCAGAACCCCGATTCGCAAGTCGGGCACCTCGAGTCGGAAGCGCTGTCGCAGGTTGCCTGCGCCGCGCAGTTCTCGACATCCGTGCATGCGACGCACACGCTATGGCCGGAAACCTGGGCCGGGTAGTACCCATCCTCGCAGGCCGAGCACTGCGAGTCGCCGGCCGTCGTGCAGGTGATGGGCGTCTGGCAGAAATCAACCGGCGTGCACGCGTCGCAATGGTCGGACGCGCCGCTGGAATCTCTCCAATAGCCGGCGTCGCACGTCGAGCACCGCGAATCGGTCGCGCTCGAACACGTCTCCATCCCCACGCAGTTCGCGACGTCCGTACAGGGAACGCAGGTTCCGCCGGACGGGAAGTAGCCCGGGTCGCACCCCGTACACTGCGAGTCCAGCGCGTTGGTGCACGTCTCACTCGCACAGTGATTGACAGGTGTGCACGACGGACAGGCGTCGGCCGGGCCGGACTCGTCGAGGTAGCGACCCGCCTGACACGATGCGCACTGCGAGTTGGATGGATCGGTACAGACAGCAGTCGTGGCGCAACCCACGATGGACGTGCACGTCGGGCAGCGATCCGCCATTCCGGACTGGTCGAGATAGCGACCGGACTGGCAACTGGTGCACTGGGAGTCGGTCGCAGTCGTACAGGAGGTTGGCGAGACGCAGCCGGGAATCCCCGTACAGGCCGGACAAGACGATGCGCCGCCGGACGACGTGAGATAGTACCCGGTTTCGCACTGCGCACAGTTCGAGTCCGAGGCCGTCGTGCAATCGATGGCGGAGACGCAGTGATTCACGCCGGTGCACTCCGGGCACGCGTCGCTCGCACCCGAGGAATCCTTCCAGAATCCCGGATCGCAGCTTGGACACCTCGAATCGGCAGCACCGCTGCAGCTTTCCTGCGCCGCGCAATGAACGACGTCTGCGCAAGGAACGCACGACCCGCCGGACGCGAAGTAGCCGGAGGTGCACTCGATCGTCGTCGTGGTCGTCGTCGTCGTAGTCGTCGGCGCGCTGCAGCTCGCATTGAGGACACCATCGTCGAATGCATCGCAATCGGCGTCCAGGAGATCGACGGCGCGAAGCGAGAGGCACACACGGCAGTTCACTCTTGCGTGAATACAATCAGCCAGCGGCTCACCGCCAAGTCCGCTGCACCCGCCGGGGAACGCACCCGAGGTCACACCACCGGCATCGCATCCAGCGCCAATGGCCGTGGCCAGCCTGGTGGCGAGCTTGCCCAGTTTGCCGTCCGGCGCGCTCTCGGCCGCAATCGAGTGGTGCGCCGTGACATCGCTGATACAGCGAACGATGTCGGCAGCCGTCGCTGCCGTGCCGAGCACCGTCTTCTCGCACGAGACAAACGATTTGCGCTCGCCATCGGCAAGTTTCTCCGCCTGCACGAGCACGTTCATCTGACACTTGCACTGGGCCTTGTGGACGCTGCAATCGGGAAGAGCAGCATCGAGATTGCCGCCGAACACGTCACGGAGCATCTCGATCTCGCCCATTTGCGACGCCGAGTTGGTCGCATCGGGTCCCGAGTACCCGAATGCGGGAGTCGGCGAAGTGCAGAACTTGAGATCGTCCGCCGTCGTGTCGGCTTGTTTTGACGACACTTTCCCGCCCGCGTCGGCCGTGAGGCAGGACTGTGCAGTGCCAGGGAGCTTTCCCGCCTGGGCCGCCACGACGCACGCCAACTGATCCTTGCCCTGCGCGAGCGCCACCGCCGCGCCCGACCTGTTCATTGCGGCGACACACGATTGCTGGGTTGTAGTGAGCTGTGCCTCAGCTGAAGCGGCCAGCGACAGCTGCAGCAAAACCATCGCGACTCGCTTCACGAAACACCCCCCGTCCGCGGCTTCCCCGGTGTCGCAAAGCCGATGGCAACGAGCCTTATCAACACGTCAGGTTCAATTCTGTCAATACCTGATTGAGCGTCGCTCTACCTCGCGCTGCTCGCCGCCACGCAGATGGGCCTGCGTGCCGGAGGAAGGCCGGAACACCGCGATAGACGGGCCGCTTGTCAGGCCGTCGCGGATGTTCGGGATGATCCCAGTCGGGGGGAGTCAGCACCTTTCCGGAGCCAGGGGCTTCGGTGAAAGCGTTGCGGCCGCCAGCCCGCCAAGCGGAGTTCCGACGGCTGCATCGCGCGGTTTTCGTGCGCGCCAAGCTCGAATGCGCGGCGTCCGTTCCGGCCAATCGACGAAAACCCCGACCTCCGGACTCTTTGCGCTGCCGCATCCTCGACGACGGGGCAACTTCAGCCTTTCGACTTTTTCCTCGTACGCGCCGCCTTGCGGGCTGCCGCAGAA is part of the Candidatus Binatia bacterium genome and harbors:
- a CDS encoding BadF/BadG/BcrA/BcrD ATPase family protein, producing MPLYLGIDAGGTHTRARLVSDSGDVLGAGETEAANTPAGLPHALQVIEEAYSHAARQAGIAETGLSSIHAGIGMAGLNRRGVLDGLKAHSFPFKSTAFASDAAIANLGAHAGQDGAIVVVGTGSIGFARIGDEIVTVGGYGFAVSDEGSGAELGLRAIRRALWARDGRIPHTALTRELLDHFHGSAGEIVDWTARATPRDYAAFAPMVMQHANQGDATAELIVQEAAQRIGAVIRTMLERGAPHCCLMGGLAPHLRDWLAPSIRARLREPLGDALDGAVLLARTRAAQT
- a CDS encoding NADP-dependent oxidoreductase, with amino-acid sequence MKAIRIHERSGPEMFRYEVAPVPKPGAGEILVRVHAAGVTPGELEWFPTWFTRLTQPRPFPIIPGHEFSGEVVEVGGRSEGVSVGDRVFGLNDWFCDGAFAEYCVTRPDFVVPRPDSLDELSAAVTPISALTAWQGLIHRGRLAKGNRVLVHGGAGAVGQFVVQIARWRGAHVIATCSAANEALVRELGAQETIDYRAVAFESAVSDVDLVFDTVGGETLDRSWQVLGPSGRLVTISNDGTTSKDPRVRSAFFIVEPDRIQLEDLAKWIDEGILRPDVDRVFPLARAREAFEAKPLRGKSVVRVLDSPG
- a CDS encoding amidohydrolase family protein, with amino-acid sequence MSQVALHPSRVLTPDGFRQDCCVVVESGRVLDVLPSRECPDEGARCVTSDGTLAGSHLTMAAAVRNAERLMGVDTATAVRMASAVPADILGLSQQRGAIRPGLRADLVLLDVDNNVVETWIAGEL
- the dgcA gene encoding N-acetyl-D-Glu racemase DgcA gives rise to the protein MIEDTFRLSSARAYRETWPLATPFVISRARADTTDLLVVEVQEGQWDGRCRGRGEACPIRRFGQGMEKAVAEAEAMLAALRGGADWSKLYDLSSPGAARNAVDCALWDLRAKRAGKPIWELLELPEWQPVETVFTISVAAPEVMAAAARDAGPYPILKIKLGGSDDDSRIRAIRDAVPDKRLIVDVNEGWTLAELRRCLPAMIDAGVELIEQPLPAGRDQELAQLPRAARALPIGADESCHVASDVDRLVELYDVVNIKLDKAGGLTEALRMLDRARCAGLDVMVGCMLGTSLAMAPAMILAQSSRFVDLDAPLLIGTDRTPAMVYKDGIVFPPSPEVWG
- a CDS encoding YaiI/YqxD family protein, with amino-acid sequence MLEIFVDADACPVKEEIYRVARRCALPVSLVANSFVATPPDGLVRLVTVGAGDDVADDWIAGRAGRGDIVITADVLLAARCLKAGARVVDPKGREFTDDSIGSQVAGRELSRRLRESGVKTDGPAPMTGKDRGRFLNTLDTVIQSIRRQ
- a CDS encoding YaeQ family protein; translation: MAIKATIFKVDLSVADMDRGYYGSHALTIARHPSETSERMMIRVLAFALCAGERLEFGGGVSTADEPDLWERSLDGQIERWIELGQPDPRRIHKACGRAGRVAVYLYGGNKAATWWEQERTGLERHDNLSVTLLAAEQTARLAELADRGISLQCNIQDAEVWIMREAQTVHLTPRLLFGSAAV